A segment of the Corylus avellana chromosome ca2, CavTom2PMs-1.0 genome:
ACACTTAAAGAGCAACTTGACAAAcaattatttgataatattGCATGATCACCATGAAACCCGTGCAAAATTAAAGAGTACCATTTATCTTGATCTCTTCCAGAATAATTGATTCTtcaaaaataatcaaatatatcTTGATTTATAGCCTGAGTATCAACTTACGTACCCTGACCAAATACAAGAGTTTTCTAGATTAATATGATCAGGAATTAATCAGTCCAATCATTCCTTCACGTtttgatgtatatataattgGCCGGGACACGAGTtaatccaaaaacttaagcctacatatatatatgtttgagtCCAATTATATTATACGAATTACCCAcatttatgatatattttcaACGTGAGATTCAATCTTTTTACTAATTCATACATGTATTTGTATATATACTCAACAATAACTATAATAGAAGCTAGCCAACAAACTTTGACCACTTGATCTGTAATTAGCTAGTTCCTTCTAGAGTTGAAGCACATGGGGTTAATTAAAAGATCGATGTTGATATCCCACCTATAACGCCCATCCTTCCTGTATTTGAAATTGGTGGAATATTAGAATTAGATGGCCAAACCCAAAACGTAATGTCTAGGGAAATATTTACATTAATCAAATTTCCTGTCTGACCGCACGTGTCTCTATCAAAACTTTCAAATACATATAGTTTCAGTATGAATGGAAATAATATATAAacattaccctttttttttcttttttctggtgTTTAATTCATGTATGGATGAACCACAGCCACAGGCATAAAGATTAATGGGATTGATCCGAGAATTGGAAATGGTGATATTTGAAGCCAAAAAGGTTAGACCAcgtatgctatatatatatatatatattccaaagaACACGAATTGACTGCATCATCATACTAACACGCACACACCAATAAAGACAATAATGCATATAATTAAGGTTCCACCCAATTCTTCTACTTATTTTGTCCTTGGATTGATCATAAAccacatatatattaattttctagCTTGATAGAAAAAAGAGCGTTGTAAATTCTACAGAAAAAATACATGATTAAAAACGTTTGAGAGGGTAATTAATAGTATGATCAGCTAGCTCAGAAATAGggacattaattaaataatttgttgGAAAATTGCAGTCAGTGTCTGGTTAGGTGCATATATTGATGTCCTGTCAGTCatgtataattgtatttttttttctaatttgtcATGTATAATTGtatatttatgtatatatatacattcatGGAGAAGCGTCCAAATTAAGGAACCGCCGGAGTGTATGCATTATTCACTCGCACCaaccaaatattttatttgcatTATTAGTCATTTATAGAAAGAGTGGGACAACAATTATTATGATTTCACATTTGATGGATTTTGACATGCCAGTGGACATGTGGGGAGCGTTCAACCGTTGAAGAGGACAAGGCAAGTATGATTGCTAACGTTCATAGCCAATTCAAAACTCTTATAATTAGCTAGCTAGCTTCGACAAACAAATTCAGACTCTTCTTCCTCAGTGCTTGCCTGTCAGGCCAATGGCATCAGAGTCGGTGTGTGGCAATCATGCATGCTTGTAATTTCCACCATCTATTCTTTCCACCCATCTAGTAATGCTATCTCCTGGTACCTTTTATTAATTAGAGGGTCCTCACAGGACACATTCAAAAGCAATAAAGGATTTGTGTTGATTTCGACAAACAAAAGATGCCATATTTCACATGGGACCATTGACACCCCGAACCTTGCCATATCAAGCACATTTACCATGATTATAATGATGACAGTCCTATGAGATAAGGTAATGGCCCCTaattttaagtatatatatgcACGTACATTGTTAATTATTCTCCACTCTCTTATCCATTGCATGCATTATCTTTAAAATACCTTACGGACTTAGGCATTAGAATGTTCTCCATAAATATGTTGGGCGAGTCACCATTGTATATATGTTCAATTCTTCTAGGCTAATCGATCTATCTAGTGTAGGATCAATTGTNNNNNNNNNNNNNNNNNNNNNNNNNNNNNNNNNNNNNNNNNNNNNNNNNNNNNNNNNNNNNNNNNNNNNNNNNNNNNNNNNNNNNNNNNNNNNNNNNNNNTGTTTGGTTGTGTACGTTATTGACTGGGTTAGGGATATATATAGGAAGGAAGGTGATGAGATGTTTGAAGCAAGGCCTTTAACATGAAAACGTCTCACCAGCCATCAGGGTTCACAAAGGCGCTATAAATACTAGATTGTTCCAACATTGTAGGCGAACTTCATGGCTTTTCCTTCCCTTTTCCCCTCCAGTACTCTCCAACTCCTCCCCTCCGAGTCTTCCACCACCACCATGATTTTCATAGCTCCTTCTTCTCATCCCACAATATTTGATTCCAGGTTTCTCCATCTCTCGATCTCCCTCTGATCCTCgatcttcttcaattctttcaTGGTAGttttcaataattaatatatatcatatatatctcATGCTAGCTAGccgtttttcttttatatatatatatatacattagtTCGATCGGATCCAACTGCATGTTTCTCGTCGCTTctgattttgtgtgtttgtagGAATTGAATGAGTAGTAATCCAACTAATCAAGCCTTTAACCTCAAATCATTCTTCTAATAATTCTaatctaattaatattaattcCTTTGTTAGCCAATCACAAGGGATTTAGTTTAATGACCTCAGAAGTCGGACCTCGACAGTCCTTATCTGTTTCTCAACCACACACCGAATTCTACTCCTCTAaatgtttttggctttttcttcattaaagctttatgtttttcttcttgtggTTAATTGACGGCCGGAGATATATCACCTTgattgtgttttaattttaagtagactcttcttctttttcttttactatgATTAAATAATTGTTTTCATCCCTTGTTTTtagttcaaatttttatttttatttttttattttttatattatgacCGATTCGGGTGGAATCAAGTTTCAGTTGGATCTGACTCCTTAGACTCAAACTCAAGccaagtttttttgtttttttttttttgacatgtccacataaagAAAGGAGAAGGGAGAATTCGAACTTAGTGACTTCCACTTTATAAGACGTGATTTACAGTCGACTGAACTACCTGTCGGAGACAAGTCAAGTTTCAATAGCATCAAGAGATgaaaattgtaattaattaccGACTAGGCATGCCGAAGCAAGTTGATTTGCTGATGCTTGTACTCACATGGCCATGGCCCATGAGGTCCCCCTCTCAACCATCCGCATCTTTTTTGTAACAGAAAGAATTCCCACTCCACTTGCCTTGTACACCCTCtgattggatttggatttggaccCACCCATCTTCTACCCTTTtagtcttttgtttgtttttttttttgtttgagcCGCTGGCAATTCCACTTTAATGGGTCCAGTAATGTCCTTCATTTTGTGATTACATATGTCTGCAACTTATTCATTTTCATCGTcccaattacttttttttattgacaGATTCAGTTGACATTTGCTAAAAATCCATACCCATCTCATAAAACTTAATTacaacaaattaacaaacaattcttGCCCGAAATCGAGTATTTTTGATCGGTTTAGGGGTGCTTTGTACAGATCCGATATATACTTGCCTTGTCTTTCAAAGGCGATCGAGGCGAGTACGTACGTACATGAAGATTCCTGCTTCGGAGTTttccatcattaaaaaaaaaaaaaaatagcatagCCATAAGTATTTCCTTGTAGAAGGTggatatatatagaaatatagaATTAATCACAAGCAATATTAATAGTGGCGCATTGAGACCGTACTCCACCCAAGTCGTGACAAGTGGTGTTACCTTCATGGGTTCCTTCCTCTCCGAGCTGGGAACCGTTGTACAATATTCACACTTATGTAGCTTTGGTTTCCTTATGAACTTGTCTTCtgtaactttttctttttttaattttttgaattctGATGAACACACTTTGTCTCTCTTTGGTGCTGTTTCGCAggattttccttctcttttattACAACTGAAATAGTAGTACACAAAAAGGTTCCAAGTAGATCGATCATATTTCAGACTAGAACTGCAAATTAAGTTTGATAACAAAGATGGGTTTCTGGTCACTCTTTGAGGTGGCATCCATGCCAATCTTGCAAGTTCTCCTAATCAGTATATTGGGAGCGTTCATGGCAACTGAGTATCTAGATCTTCTCCCTGTGGATGCTCGACGATCCTTAAACAAGGtaatgcatcatgcatgcaatgcatacatacatatactTGTGGCAACCTGGTTATAGTTGTGGCTAGATCACATTCAGAAAAGTTAAGCCTTTTGGATCTCTCTTTTGATTAGTGCAAGGGAAAACAGGGTCGAGATGATCATGCTCTTCaattaacatgtttttttttaaaaaaaaaatcttaaaaatttcGAATTATGAGTATTAATTCCTTGTTGCTTAATGCAGATTGTCTTCATGGTGTTCACTCCATCGCTGATGTTTGCCAGTCTGGCCAAGACTGTTACGCTCCAAGACATCATTTCATGGTAGGTTACTTTTGTATTCTTTGTGCTTTTTGTCCAtgggtttcttttttctctgtTAAACTAGGCATTCTTTTTGCCTTCTTCTGATTTTCTAACCATTTGTCACGAGATGAAATCACTTTGTTGAAGGCAGTGATATCTAGAATGtgtatttgaatttgatatatatgCATTTCTCTTGCGATCAGGAATAGGAATGCAGAACagacagaaaaaaaatatatatatatatatatgtagtattagcgttaaagaaagaaaacaatggCTGAAGATGATTTATTCAAACTCCAAACATATTAAGACGATATATGAAGTGTAAAAGCTTACATTATTTATAAGTTTCCAAATGCTCTGGCTCTGGCTATTAACTGtatctttttatcattatctcTTCAGGTGGTTTATGCCAGTAAACATTGGACTTACCTTTTTATTTGGAGGAATTCTTGGATGGATAGTTGTAAAAATATTGAGGCCAAAGCCTCACCTGGAAGGCCTGATCATCGCTACATGTTCATCAGGTATATTTGATTGTTGAGAGCTTTGATGAGCTCCTTAATTCTCAGGATCCATTTTTATGTGAAGTTAGTTAAAGTCCTCATAATTAGGTTGTTAATCAGGAAACTTGGGAAACCTTCTCCTTATTATTGTCCCTGCAATCTGTAACGAGGCTGGGAGCCCATTTGGTGACCGTCATGTTTGCAGCTCTGTTGGACTGTCTTACGCATCTTTCTCCATGGCGGTACAATTCCTAACCTGCAGCCATTTATGCTTTTTGTCAAACTCAAAAAAACCATTAAACCCCACTATTTTTTGGCTATTATTGTAGCTTGGTGGTTTCTTCATCTGGACTTACACTTACCAGCTGATACGAACCTCGTCCATGAAATTCAAAGCACTTGAAGCAACAGGGGAGGTCTCAAAGATACCTAACAATGATTTAGATGCTGATGGGGAAAGTCACCTTCTCAAgggagaagatgaagaacatGTTGCTATAAGTGTGACACCGATCAAATCTATTGAAGACACTGAAAACCAAGTTGTGAGTCATCATATTGAATGTGTTAACATAAAATGAACTAATTAATGTCTAATATTAATCTGTTTTCTGGATTTGACACCCCTCATAATTGCAGATTATAGCCCAAGAATCAGCCAGTACAGTGGAGAAGCGAAATGTGTCATTCAAGACTAAACTAGTTGCACTTTTTCACCAGATTCTGGATGAGCTTTTGGCACCCCCAACACTAGCTGCTGTGAGTTTTCTCAACATTTCATTTTCAACCACATACTTAACTAACAAGAAGGTTTTAGAAGCTAGCATTGATCTACTTAATTAGCTTGCTTTCTTGTCTATGATCAGATTGTGGGACTCATCGTTGGGGCAGTAACATGGCTGAGGAACATAATGGTCGGCGACGGCGCCCCACTGCGGGTCATCCAAGATTCTATTCAATTACTCGGGTATGTTTATGTATCATtcataaatttcccaaaacCTTTTACCAAGTACATATAATAGATGGAATATCAAATATActttacatttatatatatgacCAATTAAGTACGTAACAGCAGAAGTTGTGTACGTGTAGGGATGGGACAATTCCTTGCATCACCCTTATTCTGGGGGGCAACCTAACTCAAGGTAATCATCCTCCTGCTGATCAACATTTAAACCAGGCCAGGAGAAGCAAAATCTAACTGGTTGTTACTGTGTCTCAACTCTCAAATTATATATAGGCTTGTGCTCATCAAAAGTCAAATTGTCAATCATCATTGGAGTGGTCTTCGTTCGATACGTTCTTCTTCCTGTAATCGGTATTTGGATTGTTAAAGTAGCTGCCAATCTTGGATTCCTCCCATCAGACCCCTTATACCACTTTGTGTTGATGATTCAGTTCACCCTGCCTCCTGCCATGAATATTGGTTAGTAATGAATtttggtcatatatatatatatatatatatatatatatatatatcatgctttcataattaaacaaaaaaatatatataattttgcaGGAACCATGACCCAGCTCTTTGATGTGGCTCAAGAAGAGTGTTCTGTTCTGTTTCTGTGGACATACGTGTTTGCAGCCCTTGCACTGACAGTATGGTCAACGGTCTTCATGTGGATCTTGTCTTGAGGAGACCACCTTCAACTCGATCGGGTTGAAAACATCAAACCTTAATCACCATTATAAGAATATTGTCTTCTTTTCGAGTGTTATTTGTAGATTTTAGGCATAATATCCTCAAACTCCTATGTTTTCACGTCCTCGTGTAATTGCTCATGCGCTTGTACCTCAACAAGATCGACCGTTGATGTAGACTGTATGAAATATTCTTTCTATTACTATGTTTCTTTGGATTCAGTTCGTgtctggttttttatttttttttaaatattttaaactaccacctaattgataAGCCTAAACTTTTAGTTTGAACAATGTCTTTTCAAACTACcataaaattgacaatgtcttcccaggccaacaaaaagacaaaaattatcttaaatttggtcaataagataaaaatactcctacaaaaaaaaacaattaatttttttttctttaacaaaaacaaatatttttttaatttccactccctttcttttattttttagttttagttttaattttgtttattaagggtatttttgtcattaaggAGGACATGACAATTTCtggtagttttaaaaaaatattgtcacaattaaaaatttgaaaaatatattgtcAATTAAGTGATAGTATCAGTATCAATTAAGTGATAGTATGACCCATACTGTATGAGGAAGGTATATGCacttcccattttttttttttttttttttcattaactaaACATAAAGGATACGCATGGAGCGGGTGGGGGGCCCAACTAGCTCCCCAGAACACAAGATAATAGTGccaaatcaaaacccaaaaaaaaaaaaaaaaaaaaaaacgtaggTAAGAAAATGACACGGTCCAGTAACTTCTTTGACCCAAGGACGGAGAAAAGGGCCGCTAAACTAACCAGATCGAATAAAGGCTGCGCGAAGATCAGTTGAGAGCTAAGGTCGTTGTCATTTTTGAGCATAATGACAGCTTTGgccaatatttaattttatcaaaatattgcCATGCTGACTACATTCGTTCATCAGAAGCACACTTGAAACCAGGAATAcacaagaaacaaataaatCGATCAAAATTAAATCAAGACATTACAGTATGCCTGATTTCCTAATCTATCCCACTGGACTCCACTTAATGTTTCAAACCAAACATAATTGCAGTTTCATAAACATTGATATTGAGATACAACGGAAAATGTCATCGACTCGTCTAAATAAGGGTGAGCTGGAGTTTCGGCTGGTTGGGCTGTGGCTCCACAACCTCCATGTGAATTTGTACTGTCTGCAGAACATTATAAGAAACGCTACCATCCATCTTTTTAATCTTCTGCTGTTGCTCGTCGACATACCATTCTCCACTGCCCTTCTCGCTTCTTGGTGTCAAGTACACAGGCCCTTCAATACCATAccttaaagaaaaaaggaaaaaagtaaacAAAGCTAATGGAGTTATCCAGAACTAAGAAATCtgtcattttggagtaattaTCTTGACAAGCTACACAAACGTATTTGCctctatttatttacttatttttctcaaattttcctcttttaactttttggagTATGGCAGAGCAAAAGCTGGATCACTGAAGGAAGAATTTACATAAACGATAAAAATGCCAAGAGATAATCCAGCGAGAAGTTAGAAACATACTTGGGCACAAATACAATAAAGCCATTGGCTCTTATCTTCACTACTCTGGCCTCGGTGTCTGTGGGCCTACATGAGCAAAGACAAATTACATTTGCATTTGTGctaacgagagagagagagagagagagagagagagcccatGGTATATACCGTTTTCTGAAGTAGATAAGAGTATGCAGCTCTACTGAGGCCCTGCTCGCCATCTGAGCATTTCTATGTCGATAATTTAAATCTGAAGAAATTTACAGCAATCAGCATTCTTAAATCTCGACATACACATTGGCCCATTTAAACTTTATAGAGAAAGCATACAATAAACTAACCATGATAATGGGgaaattgagaaagaaaattaattgaGTTGACCTCAGTTTCAAAAACTGAATACATTCAATATAGAAAACATATTTGAATTCTGAAATACGAGACATGGAATCTGGAATAACCAAATCAAAGTTTTCACAACAGTACATAAGAACAGAAAGTGAAAGCacatgcactttaaattcattaagacaaaaaaaagtgACTTTCAAAAATGTATGCATAATATATGCAAACTAGCTGCAAATGATTTTTTCTTGTATCATGCAAAATTATTCAGCATCCAACAGCACAACTAATATGAAGAATGATTGAACAATCATGTAGCATGGAAACAAAGTTTTAACAGGGTAAAGTATTCCATACTGTCAGCAACACTAGTAAGTTGGGGTCTGTCCTGGAATATTGATGGAAGCTTGTATATCTCTAAAGAAGCAGCAAGCAATTGGTGTACAATGACATCTGCAAGAACAGTAAGTCCCAAACTCAATTTACAATAAAACATTCACCATGTATCCACCAAACACCACATGATAAAAACTGACACTAACCAGCATATCTCCTTATAGGTGAAGTGAAATGAGTATACAGAGGTGATGCAAGCCCATAATGATGATATTCTGGAGGGCTGAGATCCCCACTATAGAAATAAACTGCCTAAATTTGTaatccaaggaaaaaaaaatgaaaaaaaataaataaataattttagaaatGTCTCCAGAAGAAATAATTCCGAATTCAGTCAACTATTCAAGTGGAGTTACCTGTGTCATGCATCTGGTTGCCAATATCCTGATCAGCTTATTAAAGTATGGATCATCACCCTGGCAAATTAATGTGAAATCGAGGTAAGCAACACCACAAggttttatttgaaaaataaaataaaataaaataaaaaagccagaCAAAGCATGCATAACTTAAATAAGCCAAATTGCAAGACATACCACAGCATGATCAAGTGAATCAGCCAGTGCTTTTGATGAAGAAACATCCAAGTTGATACCAACAGCAGCAGCTGTGCGTAGCAGAGGTTCAAGCATCTCCCTGGTTGGAATAGGATGACGCCTGCACACAGAAAAAGCACCCATAAGGAGACATAGTTTGGCACAGTTCGAAAACAGCAATGACATTATATCCTGCCACAACCACATAATTTGGACAAAAGTATGTACTTGTAGCAAAGGTGGATACATCCAATGCTCTTCCAACAAATGGTAAAATGGATATTAAATTTGAATGAGAAAAAACATGTATATGATGTTCTCATGTGTACTTTTTGTGTAACGCCCAGCATTGGAAAGGGCAATAAAGATTTAAACAAAGATGATTAACCATGCATATGTGATTAAATCAAATGCATGCCTAGTTTTCCATGTGATAATAAGCCTTGCACCTATAGTATTTATTAAGGCGGGGACTTACATTTGTACACACTAAACATTAAATTCTAAATGAAGACTCTAGTCAAAATATGAACCATAACCAACATTAATGCCAATTTGGTTGGGGGGGGAGGAAAGAGGTTGGGGGGTTGGATGGGGATGCACTTTGCCCTCATGGCTTATCTAGCAAGAAAAAGAGGTCATTCcagaagagagacagagagcaGAGATGACAATGTAAAACCACCAATTTACCTTAGCAGTGAACacaaaggaaaatgtttgagGATTTTTTGTGCAACTGAAACATTAGCAGCAAGCATAAACTCCTCAACCATTTGGTTTGCTTCCCGAATCTGGTACATACCTGCAGAAACAACTCATGTATTAgcaatatcaaaaaaataatttaaaataggaaccAATCAAGAAAACCATAAACCTATACCATATAATGTTCTAACCTTTCCAGTCCGCATACACTATATCATTTATGCTAGTGAAAAGATTTCAAAAGAATCATTGGGCCATTGGACTAGGCCATTAGTAAATAGTTTACGGATCCAGATGATTATTTAGAAATGGATCAAGGAATTAGGACAGGTGACTCAttttcaccataattaaaaaaccattttttttttttaattgggatCTATAGGAAAAGAAAACTTGCCATTCAAAACATACCAATATCAAGAGGGTCATGAGTCTCAGTGTCAATTTGAAACTTGACTTCAGCAGAAGCAAGAGTTAAGGCTCCTCTATCAATACGCCTCAACCTCATTATCTGCAGGCAAGTAAAAACCAGACCTTTCAGGGAAATCCAAACAGAAAAAAGTAAGATACAGTCCATTCATATCATGAACAAATGGCTAAAGTAATCTCCAAAGAAAGCTTACCTTTGCTAGACCATTCATATTTCTCAAATCTGTGGTTAATGGATCCACCAACCGACTGAAAATAACATGAAAGCAATCAAACAGTTtcaacataaaaatgaaatgaaatgaaaaacatTACAAATGGAAATAAGACCGCATTAT
Coding sequences within it:
- the LOC132171176 gene encoding protein PIN-LIKES 7-like, encoding MGFWSLFEVASMPILQVLLISILGAFMATEYLDLLPVDARRSLNKIVFMVFTPSLMFASLAKTVTLQDIISWWFMPVNIGLTFLFGGILGWIVVKILRPKPHLEGLIIATCSSGNLGNLLLIIVPAICNEAGSPFGDRHVCSSVGLSYASFSMALGGFFIWTYTYQLIRTSSMKFKALEATGEVSKIPNNDLDADGESHLLKGEDEEHVAISVTPIKSIEDTENQVIIAQESASTVEKRNVSFKTKLVALFHQILDELLAPPTLAAIVGLIVGAVTWLRNIMVGDGAPLRVIQDSIQLLGDGTIPCITLILGGNLTQGLCSSKVKLSIIIGVVFVRYVLLPVIGIWIVKVAANLGFLPSDPLYHFVLMIQFTLPPAMNIGTMTQLFDVAQEECSVLFLWTYVFAALALTVWSTVFMWILS